In a genomic window of Streptomyces sp. NBC_01231:
- a CDS encoding aspartate kinase: MGLVVQKYGGSSVADAEGIKRVAKRIVEAKQNGHQVVVVVSAMGDTTDELIDLAEQVSPMPTGREFDMLLTAGERISMALLAMAIKNLGHSAQSFTGSQAGVITDSVHNKARIIDVTPGRIRTALDEGNIAIVAGFQGVSQDKKDITTLGRGGSDTTAVALAAALDAEVCEIYTDVDGVFTADPRVVKKAKKIDWISFEDMLELAASGSKVLLHRCVEYARRYNIPIHVRSSFSGLRGTWVSSEPIEQGDKQVEQAIISGVAHDTSEAKVTVVGVPDKPGEAAAIFRAISDAEINIDMIVQNVSAASTGLTDISFTLPKTEGRKAIDALERNKSGIGFDSLRYDDQIGKISLVGAGMKTNPGVTASFFEALSDAGVNIELISTSEIRISVVTRADDVNEAVRAVHSAFGLDSDSDEAVVYGGTGR; encoded by the coding sequence GTGGGCCTTGTCGTGCAGAAGTACGGAGGCTCCTCCGTAGCCGATGCCGAGGGCATCAAGCGCGTCGCCAAGCGAATCGTGGAAGCGAAGCAGAACGGCCACCAGGTGGTCGTCGTCGTTTCCGCGATGGGCGACACGACGGACGAGCTGATCGATCTCGCCGAGCAGGTATCTCCGATGCCTACCGGGCGTGAGTTCGACATGCTGCTGACCGCCGGAGAGCGGATCTCCATGGCCCTGTTGGCGATGGCGATCAAAAACCTGGGCCACAGCGCCCAGAGCTTCACCGGCAGCCAGGCCGGTGTCATCACCGACTCGGTCCACAACAAAGCGCGGATCATCGACGTCACGCCTGGCCGGATCCGGACCGCGCTGGACGAGGGCAACATCGCCATCGTCGCCGGTTTCCAGGGCGTCAGCCAGGACAAGAAGGACATCACCACGCTCGGCCGTGGTGGTTCCGACACCACGGCCGTCGCGCTCGCCGCCGCCCTCGACGCCGAGGTGTGCGAGATCTACACCGACGTCGACGGCGTGTTCACCGCGGACCCGCGGGTGGTGAAGAAGGCGAAGAAGATCGACTGGATCTCCTTCGAGGACATGCTGGAGCTCGCCGCCTCCGGGTCGAAGGTGCTGCTTCACCGGTGTGTGGAGTACGCGCGCCGCTACAACATCCCGATCCACGTCCGCTCGTCCTTCAGCGGACTGCGGGGCACGTGGGTCAGCAGTGAGCCGATCGAGCAAGGGGACAAGCAGGTGGAGCAGGCCATCATCTCCGGTGTCGCGCACGACACCTCCGAGGCCAAGGTCACGGTCGTCGGTGTGCCGGACAAGCCGGGCGAGGCCGCCGCGATCTTCCGTGCGATCTCCGACGCCGAGATCAACATCGACATGATCGTGCAGAACGTGTCCGCCGCCTCCACCGGCCTGACGGACATCTCCTTCACGCTGCCGAAGACCGAGGGTCGCAAGGCCATCGACGCCCTGGAGCGGAACAAGAGCGGCATCGGCTTCGACTCGCTGCGCTACGACGACCAGATCGGCAAGATCTCCCTCGTCGGCGCCGGGATGAAGACCAACCCGGGCGTCACCGCCTCCTTCTTCGAGGCGCTGTCCGACGCGGGCGTGAACATCGAGCTGATCTCGACCTCCGAGATCCGTATCTCGGTGGTCACCCGAGCCGACGACGTGAACGAGGCCGTCCGGGCGGTGCACAGTGCCTTCGGGCTCGACTCCGACAGCGACGAGGCCGTCGTCTACGGGGGCACCGGACGCTGA
- a CDS encoding aspartate-semialdehyde dehydrogenase: MAGTGSGRSGRPTLAVVGATGAVGSVMLQILSQHADIWGEIRLIASPRSAGRKLALRGEQVEVVALTEDAFDGVDVAMFDVPDEVAARWAPIAAARGAVVVDNSGAFRMDPEVPLVVPEVNPHAVRVRPRGIIANPNCTTLSMIVAMGALHAEFGLREMVVSSYQAVSGAGRAGVETLRQQLSLVAGTELGTSPGDVRRAVGDNTGPFPEPVALNVVPWAGSLREDGWSSEEMKVRDESRKILGLPRLPVAVTCVRVPVVTTHSLTVHARFEGEVTVGKAREILATAPGVVLFDDPAAGEFPTPADVVGTDPTWVGRVRRALDDPTALELFVCGDNLRKGAALNTAQIAELVATEFG; this comes from the coding sequence ATGGCAGGGACGGGATCCGGCCGATCCGGACGACCGACGCTCGCGGTCGTGGGAGCGACCGGAGCCGTCGGCTCGGTCATGCTCCAGATCCTTTCGCAGCATGCGGACATCTGGGGCGAGATCCGACTGATCGCCTCCCCGCGCTCGGCCGGCCGCAAGCTGGCCCTGCGCGGTGAGCAGGTCGAAGTGGTGGCGCTCACCGAGGACGCCTTCGACGGGGTCGACGTCGCCATGTTCGACGTCCCCGACGAGGTCGCCGCCCGGTGGGCGCCGATCGCCGCCGCCAGGGGCGCGGTGGTGGTGGACAACTCGGGCGCCTTCCGGATGGACCCGGAGGTGCCCCTGGTCGTGCCCGAGGTCAATCCGCACGCGGTCCGCGTCAGGCCGCGGGGCATCATCGCGAACCCCAACTGCACGACCCTCTCCATGATCGTCGCCATGGGCGCGCTGCACGCCGAATTCGGGCTGCGCGAGATGGTCGTCTCCTCGTACCAGGCGGTGAGCGGGGCCGGCCGGGCAGGCGTGGAGACTCTGCGCCAGCAGTTGTCCCTGGTCGCCGGCACGGAGTTGGGGACCAGCCCCGGGGACGTGCGGCGGGCCGTCGGCGACAACACCGGGCCGTTCCCCGAGCCGGTCGCGCTGAACGTCGTACCGTGGGCCGGGTCGCTGCGCGAGGACGGCTGGTCCTCCGAGGAGATGAAGGTGCGCGACGAGTCGCGCAAGATCCTCGGACTGCCCAGGCTGCCGGTCGCGGTGACCTGCGTGCGGGTGCCGGTCGTCACCACGCACTCCCTGACCGTCCACGCCCGCTTCGAGGGCGAGGTCACCGTCGGCAAGGCGCGGGAGATCCTTGCCACGGCCCCCGGGGTGGTTCTCTTCGACGATCCGGCGGCGGGGGAGTTCCCCACGCCCGCCGACGTCGTGGGTACGGATCCGACCTGGGTGGGCCGGGTGCGCAGGGCGCTGGACGATCCGACCGCGCTCGAACTCTTCGTGTGCGGGGACAACCTGCGCAAGGGTGCGGCCCTCAACACCGCGCAGATCGCCGAGCTGGTCGCGACCGAGTTCGGCTGA
- a CDS encoding SigE family RNA polymerase sigma factor — MAGTSGGLPVIAPMPAARPTRIPNQRDGAEYAEDTVAAGTTVDHLTETYRAHYRSLLGLAALLLDDTASCEDVVQEAFIRVHSARKRVRDPEKTLAYLRQTVVNLSRSALRRRILGLKLLSKPMPDMASAEEGAYDLLERDSLIKAMKGLQRRQREVLVLRYFADMTEAQVAETLGISLGSVKAYGSRGIAALRVAMEAPA; from the coding sequence ATGGCCGGCACGTCCGGTGGCCTGCCGGTGATCGCGCCCATGCCCGCAGCGCGACCCACCCGCATACCCAACCAGCGCGACGGTGCCGAGTACGCCGAGGACACGGTGGCGGCCGGAACCACCGTCGACCACCTCACCGAGACCTACCGCGCGCACTACCGCTCACTGCTGGGCCTCGCGGCGCTCCTCCTCGACGACACCGCTTCCTGCGAGGACGTCGTCCAGGAGGCGTTCATCCGCGTCCACTCCGCACGCAAACGCGTCCGTGACCCGGAGAAGACGCTCGCGTACCTGCGTCAGACGGTCGTCAATCTCTCCCGCTCCGCCCTGCGCCGCCGCATCCTCGGCCTGAAGCTGCTCTCCAAGCCGATGCCGGACATGGCGAGCGCCGAGGAGGGGGCCTACGACCTGCTGGAGCGCGACTCCCTGATCAAGGCGATGAAGGGCTTGCAGCGCCGCCAGCGCGAGGTCCTGGTCCTTCGCTACTTCGCGGACATGACCGAGGCGCAGGTCGCCGAGACGCTCGGGATATCGCTGGGCTCCGTCAAGGCGTACGGCTCGCGCGGCATCGCGGCCCTGCGGGTCGCCATGGAGGCCCCGGCATGA
- a CDS encoding SURF1 family protein — MYRFLLTPRWWGINVFVLLAIPFCVFMGSWQLSRFEDRMQEGRSAETQAATSGREAARPLSEMLPVDKATSGRQVTATGHYGKQLLIPDRELDDRDGYYVLTLLRVDGGKALPVVRGWLPGSPDQAKVPAAPRGEVTVTGALQASETPGDNGVSAQGGLPAGQTAAISAASLVNLVPYDVYDAWVTLARADSGMTAVPAAAPADSGLDLKAFQNLGYTGEWFVFAGFVVFMWFRLLRREVEFLRDAELGLVPEPDGDQERVAV; from the coding sequence GTGTACCGGTTTCTGCTGACGCCCCGTTGGTGGGGGATCAACGTCTTCGTGCTGCTCGCCATCCCCTTCTGCGTCTTCATGGGGTCGTGGCAGCTGAGCCGCTTCGAGGACCGGATGCAGGAAGGGCGCAGCGCCGAGACACAGGCCGCGACCAGTGGGCGTGAGGCTGCCCGTCCACTGTCCGAGATGCTGCCGGTGGACAAGGCGACCTCCGGCCGACAGGTCACCGCGACCGGGCACTACGGCAAGCAGCTGCTCATCCCGGACCGTGAGCTGGACGACCGCGACGGCTACTACGTCCTGACGTTGCTGCGCGTCGACGGCGGCAAGGCCCTGCCCGTCGTCCGGGGATGGCTGCCGGGCTCCCCCGACCAGGCGAAGGTGCCGGCCGCGCCGCGCGGTGAGGTCACCGTCACCGGGGCCCTCCAGGCGTCCGAGACGCCCGGGGACAACGGGGTCAGCGCACAGGGAGGTCTCCCGGCGGGGCAGACCGCGGCGATCAGCGCGGCGTCGTTGGTGAACCTGGTGCCGTACGACGTCTACGACGCCTGGGTCACGCTGGCCCGGGCGGACTCCGGGATGACGGCCGTGCCGGCTGCGGCGCCCGCGGATTCGGGGCTGGACCTGAAGGCGTTCCAGAACCTGGGGTACACCGGGGAGTGGTTCGTCTTCGCCGGGTTCGTGGTGTTCATGTGGTTCCGGCTGCTGCGGCGCGAGGTGGAGTTCCTGCGGGACGCGGAGCTGGGCCTGGTGCCGGAGCCGGACGGGGACCAGGAGCGGGTGGCCGTCTGA
- a CDS encoding prolyl oligopeptidase family serine peptidase, giving the protein MTESNGSASPERNEDMPDMPDWEKRFRAPRVSLPDWAEDAPDRSLFVSNATGTYELYAWDRSTGEQRQVTDRPNGTTDGVLSPDGRWVWWFDDKDGDEFGVWRRQPFEGGADDLATPGLEASYPAGLALARDGRTAVVGRSTDEDGTTIHVSRLGEEPVQIYRHRESAGVGDLSHDGSLIAVEHTEHGDAMHSALRVLRPDGTPVADLDDTKGGTEELGLDVLGFAPVDGDTRLLIGHQRRGRWEPLVWDVATGEETDLALDLPGDVGAEWYPDGSGLLVAHSFEARSELFRYDLATRERIKVPTPPGTVSGATARPDGSVEYLWSSAAEPPTVRSTTGRSVLDPPGMKSPGSVAVEDVWVEGPGGRIHALVQKPAGTTGPLPTVFDIHGGPTWHDSDAFAAAPAAWVDHGYAVVRVNYRGSTGYGRAWTDALKQRVGLIELEDIAAVREWAITSGLADPDRLVLTGGSWGGYLTLLGLGVQPDAWTLGIAAVPVADYVAAYHDEMEALKAMDRTLLGGTPEEVPERFEASSPLTYVDQVKAPVYISAGVNDPRCPIRQIDNYVKRLEARDAVHEVYRYDAGHGSLVVDERIKQVRLELDFAARHLAG; this is encoded by the coding sequence ATGACTGAGAGCAACGGGTCCGCCTCGCCCGAGCGGAACGAGGACATGCCGGATATGCCGGACTGGGAGAAGCGCTTCCGGGCGCCTCGGGTGTCGCTGCCCGACTGGGCGGAGGACGCGCCGGACCGCTCCCTGTTCGTGTCGAACGCGACGGGGACCTACGAGTTGTACGCCTGGGACCGATCGACGGGTGAGCAGCGCCAGGTGACCGACCGGCCGAACGGCACGACGGACGGCGTGCTCTCCCCGGACGGCCGGTGGGTGTGGTGGTTCGACGACAAGGACGGCGACGAGTTCGGGGTCTGGCGCCGCCAGCCCTTCGAAGGCGGGGCGGACGACCTCGCCACGCCGGGCCTGGAGGCGTCGTACCCGGCGGGGCTGGCCCTCGCCCGGGACGGCCGTACCGCGGTAGTGGGCCGCTCCACCGACGAGGACGGCACGACGATCCATGTCTCCCGCCTCGGCGAGGAGCCGGTGCAGATCTACCGCCACCGCGAGTCGGCGGGCGTCGGCGACCTCTCGCACGACGGCTCGCTGATCGCCGTCGAACACACCGAGCACGGCGACGCGATGCACTCGGCGCTGCGCGTCCTGCGCCCCGACGGCACACCGGTCGCCGACCTCGACGACACCAAGGGCGGCACGGAGGAACTCGGCCTGGATGTCCTCGGCTTCGCTCCGGTGGACGGCGACACCAGGCTGTTGATCGGCCACCAGCGCCGGGGTCGCTGGGAGCCGCTGGTGTGGGACGTGGCGACCGGCGAGGAGACCGACCTCGCCCTGGACCTGCCCGGTGACGTCGGCGCCGAGTGGTACCCGGACGGCTCCGGCCTGCTGGTCGCGCACAGCTTCGAGGCCCGCAGCGAGCTCTTCCGCTACGACCTGGCGACCCGGGAGCGGATCAAGGTCCCGACCCCGCCGGGCACCGTCTCCGGGGCGACGGCCCGCCCGGACGGCAGCGTGGAGTACCTCTGGTCCTCGGCCGCCGAACCGCCGACGGTCCGCTCGACGACGGGTCGGTCCGTCCTGGACCCGCCCGGCATGAAATCCCCGGGATCCGTCGCCGTGGAGGACGTGTGGGTGGAGGGCCCCGGCGGCCGCATCCACGCCCTGGTCCAGAAACCGGCGGGCACCACCGGCCCGCTGCCCACGGTCTTCGACATCCACGGCGGCCCCACCTGGCACGACAGCGACGCCTTCGCGGCCGCCCCGGCGGCCTGGGTCGACCACGGGTACGCGGTGGTCCGCGTCAACTACCGCGGCTCCACGGGCTACGGCCGCGCCTGGACCGACGCTCTCAAGCAACGGGTCGGCCTGATCGAGCTGGAGGACATCGCGGCGGTCCGGGAATGGGCGATCACCTCCGGCCTGGCCGACCCCGACCGCCTCGTCCTCACCGGCGGCTCCTGGGGCGGCTACCTCACCCTCCTCGGCCTCGGCGTCCAGCCCGACGCGTGGACGCTGGGCATCGCGGCGGTCCCGGTCGCCGACTACGTCGCGGCGTACCACGACGAGATGGAAGCCCTGAAGGCCATGGACCGCACCCTGCTGGGCGGCACCCCGGAGGAGGTCCCGGAGCGCTTCGAGGCGTCCTCACCCCTGACCTACGTCGACCAGGTCAAGGCCCCCGTCTACATCTCGGCCGGTGTCAACGACCCCCGCTGCCCCATCCGCCAGATCGACAACTACGTCAAGCGCCTGGAGGCCAGAGACGCGGTACACGAGGTGTACCGCTACGACGCGGGACACGGTTCCCTGGTGGTGGACGAGCGCATCAAGCAGGTGAGACTGGAACTGGACTTCGCGGCACGGCACTTGGCGGGCTAG
- a CDS encoding NAD-binding protein, with the protein MVVCGDDGLAHRLAAELREVYGERVTLVVPPSERSVRPPVVGRARTASALLDRVVNAAVNRGGANGASDPPAPEARVVEAAEPAEAVLAEAGVDRAAALALVYDDDETNIRAALTARRLNPRLRLVLRLYNRRLGQHIEELLDQAAALATGGTTGPAAVFDASTTVMSDADTAAPALAASAIVGTSKVVQTDGLLLRAVERPPPGPGRVADPGLATLALLSAAGNDPAGADGSDSGDDQVPQLLPDAETVRAATGRGTVVLEQVSYSGPALPAGRGIVPPFSSLFSRRLRWSLAGSVGCVIALAVALWLVTPHMHPLAAFYLTLLDLFAIDDPAIGAATGRQILQLLSGLVGLLLLPVLLAAVLEALGTFRTASALRKPPRGLSGHVVLLGLGKVGTRVLMRLRELNIPVVCVESDPEARGLATARRLRVPVILGDVTQEGVLESAKVHRAQTLLAVTSADTTNLEAVLYARSVRPDLRVVLRLYDDDFATAVYRTLRAAHPAASTRSRSVSHLAAPAFAGAMMGRQILGAIPVERRVLLFAAVEVGGHPQLEGKTVGEAFRAGSWRVLALDTGVSDGRREEPAAEEAYDDVRPSGGSGLVWDLPDTYVLRGSDRVVLAATRRGLAELLGRRSRERAGT; encoded by the coding sequence ATGGTGGTGTGCGGCGACGACGGGCTCGCGCACCGACTGGCCGCCGAACTGCGCGAGGTGTACGGCGAGCGGGTCACGCTCGTCGTTCCACCCTCCGAACGCAGCGTACGGCCCCCGGTCGTCGGACGGGCCCGCACGGCGTCGGCGCTGCTCGACCGGGTGGTGAACGCGGCCGTCAACCGGGGCGGTGCCAACGGCGCCTCCGACCCGCCCGCCCCCGAAGCCCGGGTGGTGGAGGCCGCCGAGCCGGCCGAGGCCGTCCTCGCCGAGGCGGGCGTGGACCGGGCGGCGGCCCTCGCGCTCGTGTACGACGACGACGAGACCAACATCCGCGCCGCCCTCACCGCCCGCCGCCTCAACCCCCGCCTGCGGCTGGTGCTGCGGCTGTACAACCGCCGACTCGGCCAGCACATCGAGGAACTCCTCGACCAGGCGGCGGCGTTGGCGACGGGCGGTACGACCGGACCGGCCGCGGTGTTCGACGCCTCCACGACCGTCATGTCCGACGCCGACACGGCCGCACCCGCGCTGGCGGCCTCCGCGATCGTCGGCACCAGCAAGGTCGTCCAGACCGACGGGCTGCTGCTGCGTGCGGTGGAACGGCCGCCGCCGGGACCCGGCCGGGTGGCCGACCCGGGGCTGGCCACCCTCGCGCTGCTGTCCGCGGCCGGCAACGACCCGGCGGGCGCGGACGGTTCCGACAGCGGCGACGATCAGGTGCCCCAACTGCTGCCGGACGCGGAGACGGTACGGGCCGCGACCGGGCGCGGGACCGTCGTTCTGGAACAGGTCTCGTACTCCGGGCCGGCGCTGCCGGCGGGGCGCGGGATCGTGCCGCCGTTCTCCTCGCTGTTCTCGCGTCGGCTGCGGTGGTCGCTGGCGGGGTCGGTGGGGTGCGTGATCGCGCTTGCGGTGGCGTTGTGGCTGGTCACGCCCCACATGCATCCACTGGCCGCGTTCTATCTGACCTTGCTCGATCTCTTCGCCATCGACGACCCCGCCATCGGGGCGGCGACCGGACGGCAGATCCTTCAACTCCTCTCCGGTCTGGTCGGGTTGCTGCTCCTGCCGGTGCTGCTGGCCGCGGTGCTCGAAGCGCTGGGCACCTTCCGGACCGCGTCCGCGTTGCGCAAGCCGCCGCGTGGGCTCAGCGGGCATGTCGTGCTGCTCGGACTCGGCAAGGTCGGCACGCGGGTGCTGATGCGGCTGCGTGAGCTGAACATCCCCGTGGTGTGCGTCGAGTCCGATCCCGAGGCACGCGGGCTCGCGACGGCACGACGCCTACGGGTGCCGGTGATCCTCGGGGACGTCACCCAGGAGGGCGTCCTGGAATCCGCCAAGGTCCACCGCGCGCAGACCCTGCTCGCGGTGACCAGCGCGGACACCACGAACCTGGAGGCCGTGCTCTACGCCCGATCCGTACGGCCCGATCTGCGGGTCGTCCTTCGGCTGTACGACGACGACTTCGCGACCGCCGTGTACCGCACCCTGCGGGCCGCGCACCCGGCGGCGTCCACGCGAAGCCGGAGTGTGTCGCACCTGGCGGCGCCCGCGTTCGCCGGGGCGATGATGGGGCGGCAGATCCTCGGGGCGATCCCGGTCGAGCGGCGGGTGCTGTTGTTCGCGGCGGTGGAGGTGGGCGGGCATCCGCAGTTGGAGGGGAAGACGGTCGGGGAGGCGTTCCGGGCCGGGTCCTGGCGGGTGTTGGCGTTGGACACGGGTGTCTCAGACGGCCGACGGGAGGAGCCGGCCGCGGAGGAGGCGTATGACGACGTACGGCCCTCGGGGGGCTCGGGGCTGGTGTGGGATCTGCCGGACACGTATGTCCTGCGGGGCTCGGACCGGGTTGTCCTCGCCGCTACCCGTCGGGGGCTGGCGGAGTTGCTGGGGCGGCGGAGCCGGGAGCGGGCGGGCACGTAG
- a CDS encoding permease: MAVTKAAPRDSGADIGRAPDTEGPRRLNSPLALTLLLILLVLAQGPIRRALSDPVMQSWMTVFVAVIVQALPFLVLGVLLSAAIAVFVPPSFFARALPKRPALAVPVAGMAGAVLPGCECASVPVAGALVRRGVTPAAALAFLLSAPAINPIVLTATAVAFPNDPEMVLARFVASLLVACAMGWLWQRVGRADWLRPPARAAYDGQSKGAAFWGSVRHDVMHAGGFLVVGAMAAATLKAVVPEEWLRMAAGNPVVSVLALAVLAVLLSICSEADAFVAASLSQFSLTARLAFLVVGPMVDLKLFAMQAGTFGRGFALRFAPTTFVLGVTVAVLTGTVLL; the protein is encoded by the coding sequence GTGGCCGTCACCAAAGCAGCCCCGCGGGACAGCGGGGCGGACATCGGTCGGGCGCCGGACACCGAGGGCCCGCGCCGTCTCAACTCGCCGCTCGCGCTCACCCTGTTGCTCATCCTCCTGGTGCTGGCGCAGGGCCCGATCCGGCGGGCGCTGTCCGACCCGGTGATGCAGAGCTGGATGACCGTGTTCGTCGCGGTGATCGTGCAGGCGCTGCCCTTCCTGGTGCTGGGGGTGCTGCTGTCGGCGGCCATCGCGGTGTTCGTCCCGCCGTCCTTCTTCGCCCGCGCGCTGCCGAAACGGCCCGCGCTGGCGGTCCCGGTGGCGGGCATGGCCGGCGCGGTGCTGCCCGGCTGCGAGTGCGCGTCCGTACCGGTGGCCGGGGCGCTGGTACGCCGGGGCGTCACCCCGGCCGCCGCGCTCGCGTTCCTGCTGTCCGCCCCGGCGATCAACCCGATCGTGCTGACGGCGACCGCCGTCGCCTTCCCGAACGACCCCGAGATGGTCCTCGCCCGTTTCGTCGCGAGCCTGCTGGTGGCCTGCGCGATGGGCTGGCTGTGGCAGCGCGTCGGCCGCGCCGACTGGCTGCGCCCGCCGGCCCGCGCGGCCTACGACGGCCAGAGCAAGGGGGCCGCGTTCTGGGGCTCGGTCCGCCATGACGTGATGCACGCCGGGGGATTCCTGGTGGTCGGCGCGATGGCCGCGGCCACCCTGAAGGCGGTCGTCCCGGAGGAGTGGCTGCGCATGGCGGCCGGCAACCCGGTGGTCTCCGTGCTCGCCCTCGCGGTGCTGGCCGTGCTGCTGTCGATCTGCTCGGAGGCGGACGCGTTCGTGGCCGCCTCGCTGTCGCAGTTCTCGCTCACCGCGCGGCTGGCGTTCCTGGTCGTCGGCCCGATGGTCGACCTGAAGCTGTTCGCGATGCAGGCGGGCACCTTCGGCCGCGGCTTCGCCCTGCGGTTCGCGCCCACCACCTTCGTCCTGGGGGTCACCGTGGCGGTCCTGACCGGGACGGTTCTCCTGTGA